A window of Pseudodesulfovibrio sp. S3 genomic DNA:
GGGGAGAGGGGAAGCCCTTTTCAAAGGGTTCCTCCTCTCCCCTTCCCCCGGCCGCCGGAGGCATTCAATGTTAGTTAGCTTGAATTGGTTGCGGGAGTTCGTCCCTTACGAAGGCGACATCCAGGTCCTTGGTGATAAACTGACCATGCTCGGCCTTGAGCTTGAAGGCATCTCCGATCCCTTCGAGAGCGTCAAGGACATCGTGGTCGGGCATGTTGTGGAACGTGAAACGCACCCCGAGTCGGACCATCTTTCGATCTGCACCGTGGACGTGGGCGGCCCCGAGACCCTGACCATCGTGTGCGGAGCGCCCAACGTGGCCAAGGGACAGAATGTTCCCGTGGCCATGGTCGGCAGCACCATGCCCGACGGTATGAAGATCAAGAAGGCCAAGCTGCGCGGCGTCAAGTCCATGGGCATGATCTGTTCCGAGCGCGAATTGGGTTTTTCCGAGGACCATGAGGGAATCTGGGTCCTGGACAACTCCTTCACGGCGGGCGACAAGCTTGTCGACGCACTCGCCTTGGAGCGCGTGGTCTTTGACTTCGACATCACGCCCAACCGGGCGGACTGCCTGTCCATACTCGGTTTTGCCCGCGAAACCGCACTTGCCTTTGACCTGCCCCTGACCATGCCTGAATTGAATCTTGTGGAATCCGGCCCCCAGGCCAGCGATGAAATCAAGATCCTCATTGACGATCCCGAACTGTGCCCGCTTTTCAACGGTCGCGTCATCCGTGGAGTGGAGACACGCAAGTCCCCGGACTGGATGCGCTTCAAGCTCCTGGCCCTGGGCCAGCGTCCCATTTCCAACATTGTTGACGTGACCAACTATATCATGTTCGAGCTGGGTCAGCCCATGCATTCGTACGACCTTGATCTCGTTGAGGACGCGACCCTTCGCGTGGCTCCGGCAACCGACGGAATGAAGTTCACCACCCTGGATGCCGTGGAGCGCACCCTGACCGCCAACGACCTGCTCATTTGGGACGGCAAGCGCCCCGTGGGTCTGGCCGGTGTCATGGGGGGGGCCAATACCGAGATGCATGCCGGTTCCACCAACGTCCTCCTGGAGGCCGCCATCTTCCGACCGGGCACCATCCGCAAGACCGCCCGACGCCTGTCCTTGCCGTCCGACGCCTCCTATCGTTTCGAGCGAGGCGTGGACCAGAAACTCAACCGCTTTTGCATCGACCGTGCGGCGCAACTCATGGCCGAGATTTCCGGCGGCACCGTGTCCAGGGGAGTGGTCACCAACGAGCCCAAGCCGTGGCAGGACCGTTCCCATGGCTATCGTCATG
This region includes:
- the pheT gene encoding phenylalanine--tRNA ligase subunit beta, with the protein product MLVSLNWLREFVPYEGDIQVLGDKLTMLGLELEGISDPFESVKDIVVGHVVERETHPESDHLSICTVDVGGPETLTIVCGAPNVAKGQNVPVAMVGSTMPDGMKIKKAKLRGVKSMGMICSERELGFSEDHEGIWVLDNSFTAGDKLVDALALERVVFDFDITPNRADCLSILGFARETALAFDLPLTMPELNLVESGPQASDEIKILIDDPELCPLFNGRVIRGVETRKSPDWMRFKLLALGQRPISNIVDVTNYIMFELGQPMHSYDLDLVEDATLRVAPATDGMKFTTLDAVERTLTANDLLIWDGKRPVGLAGVMGGANTEMHAGSTNVLLEAAIFRPGTIRKTARRLSLPSDASYRFERGVDQKLNRFCIDRAAQLMAEISGGTVSRGVVTNEPKPWQDRSHGYRHDRCMSLLGLDLEPEYAKKVFTLEGCTVDDSDPSNWTVASPSHRLDLEREVDLYEEVGRVYGLDRIPAVLPKVAKSLDTESGISEYAFIKRIKTWGAGVGLNEAINYSFVGSDDLDRLHLPEEGRVFIANPLSEDQNVMRTDLAPGLLNTLKNNLSQGNNHVRIFEVAKKFVRDADSETETRENARLGMLFYGQRHADEWPWGSEDSDYLDIKGHVEHLVEDCLKLEMPVFTLAPEHAYLEPCVEVTIGGTSLGFLGKVKADMADYYHARKDVWLADFDLDALRVMVEAHKIAFTALPVFPPSRRDVTVIGSATLHADAIRQVILSAGVAILESVELVAEFVPGGQEEERNLSFRLTYRSPAKTLMDKQVDKEHKKVLEALEKSLPVRF